The genomic stretch ATACTGCTTGATGCCCATAATCTAACGGCACTAATATCATTTTTTAAGGCTTGGAGGAGAGGTTGAAAAGCACGGCGATCGCCACTATTACCTAATGCCCAAACTACTCCTTTACGGACATAACCATTAAAATCATGGTGAAGTGTATGAATTAAAGGTTCAACAGCTTCTGAGCTAGTGTTACGCCCTAAAGCATAGGCCGCACTTACCCGAATTAAAGGGCAACTATTACTCAATTGTTGAATTAAAATAGGGATAGCTCTAGGATCACTAATTTCACAAAATGCACGGACAGCTTGAATTAACTCCTGTTTATTGTCACTTTTAAGTAACTGTAACATTACTTCGGGATCAGGAGTGGGGGTTGTTTCCTCCTCAATCATATCTAAAGGATCAAGGGAAGAATCAAAATCTATAGCGGTTTGACTTAAACTTGGATCATTCATATAAA from Geminocystis sp. NIES-3709 encodes the following:
- a CDS encoding HEAT repeat domain-containing protein, giving the protein MNDPSLSQTAIDFDSSLDPLDMIEEETTPTPDPEVMLQLLKSDNKQELIQAVRAFCEISDPRAIPILIQQLSNSCPLIRVSAAYALGRNTSSEAVEPLIHTLHHDFNGYVRKGVVWALGNSGDRRAFQPLLQALKNDISAVRLWASSSIANIAKLHYEDTIIAIPVVIISLRQDEIPAVRSNSAWTIGKLCRELPYNVVYATAIDALIEALVEDEDLGVKEDAKMALLKLGDPRGLQMIEELEFEGII